A genomic segment from Oncorhynchus clarkii lewisi isolate Uvic-CL-2024 chromosome 12, UVic_Ocla_1.0, whole genome shotgun sequence encodes:
- the LOC139421830 gene encoding C3a anaphylatoxin chemotactic receptor-like — protein sequence MNFSEEYLEDYYDTFIQTDHSEQLNQSIRVVSIVIYSITCVLGIPGNAFVIWIAGVKMKRTVNTVWFVNLAVADLLCCISIPFSLVEIILNQHWPFGEAMCKVIPSVMYLNMFASVFTLVLISLDRFVLIILPVLAQKHRSIALAWLLCGLAWVLALLLSLPTMIHNGTIDSVDNDEIIMCTSVHPLGENNIRGFFSAIKATHVPRLILGFLVPLTVIAVCYLLIGRRVSSAHFKSQRTFWLILAVVAAFFVCWLPYHTIGMVIGYGRFASADEAWNWYPLAISLAYVNSCLNPVLYVFMGQDFKERVRVSFRKIFENVFSEDAITHTSVTHVGVQNV from the coding sequence ATGAATTTCTCAGAGGAGTACTTGGAGGATTATTATGACACGTTCATTCAAACGGATCATTCAGAGCAGCTAAATCAGTCCATACGGGTGGTGTCCATAGTCATCTACAGCATAACCTGTGTCCTCGGTATCCCAGGAAACGCATTTGTCATCTGGATAGCTGGAGtgaagatgaagaggacagtcaACACTGTCTGGTTTGTAAACCTGGCTGTAGCAGACCTCCTCTGCTGCATCTCCATACCCTTCTCATTGGTTGAAATCATATTGAACCAACACTGGCCATTCGGAGAGGCTATGTGTAAGGTTATCCCCTCTGTCATGTATCTCAACATGTTTGCCAGCGTCTTCACCCTGGTTCTCATCAGCCTGGACCGATTTgtcctgatcatcctgcctgtcTTGGCCCAGAAACACCGGAGCATCGCCTTGGCCTGGTTGCTGTGTGGTCTTGCCTGGGTCCTGGCCTTGCTCCTCAGCCTCCCCACCATGATTCATAATGGGACCATCGATAGTGTTGACAATGACGAAATTATTATGTGCACCTCTGTACACCCCCTTGGCGAAAACAACATTAGGGGCTTCTTTTCTGCCATCAAAGCCACCCATGTTCCCAGGCTGATCCTCGGCTTCCTCGTTCCCCTGACGGTCATCGCTGTCTGCTACCTGCTCATCGGCAGGAGGGTGAGCAGCGCTCACTTCAAGTCTCAGAGGACCTTCTGGCTCATTCTGGCTGTGGTGGCAGCATTCTTTGTGTGCTGGCTGCCGTATCACACCATAGGTATGGTGATTGGGTATGGTAGGTTTGCCTCGGCTGATGAAGCCTGGAATTGGTACCCCCTGGCCATCTCTCTGGCCTATGTCAACAGCTGCCTCAACCCTGTCCTGTATGTGTTCATGGGCCAGGACTTCAAGGAGAGGGTCAGGGTCTCTTTCCGTAAAATATTTGAGAATGTCTTCAGTGAGGATGCCATAACACACACATCTGTGACTCATGTCGGAGTCCAAAATGTCTGA